A single Marinobacter sp. es.042 DNA region contains:
- a CDS encoding MucB/RseB C-terminal domain-containing protein gives MLVGFLLALAGSLPADADEDEASAWLERLGPALNMTSYRGVFVYARGESVHSMQIAHRYNDGVVEERLVLQDGGSGEIVRKGMNVVCVLPETGRVTLDQVIPSGPFAEAFTSQLMPVSHWYRAEMKGEDRVAGYDVVSVALSAKDPYRYSHRLWLEKSTGLLVKSHVLNAEGEVLEQFQFTSLHIGEDIPDSEFEVRTQGREISRTLDEPAAQASVVQRMDGWQLGWRPEGFVPAAAPRSGKGQAVAFSDGLAAFSVFVEPAGPVNMPTGASLIGATSVYMHQVTEGDSAFLVTVVGELPPQTARQVAESVRIEDSVALGAGEP, from the coding sequence ATGCTCGTGGGTTTTTTGCTCGCGCTTGCTGGTTCGCTGCCGGCTGACGCGGACGAGGACGAGGCATCCGCCTGGCTTGAAAGGCTGGGTCCGGCTCTGAACATGACGTCTTACCGCGGTGTGTTCGTATACGCCCGGGGCGAGAGTGTGCACTCCATGCAGATTGCCCATCGTTACAATGATGGCGTTGTTGAGGAGCGGCTGGTGCTACAGGACGGCGGCAGTGGAGAAATTGTTCGCAAGGGCATGAATGTGGTTTGCGTGCTTCCCGAGACAGGTCGCGTCACGCTTGATCAGGTGATTCCTTCAGGCCCGTTCGCCGAAGCGTTCACCAGTCAGCTGATGCCGGTCAGCCACTGGTATCGGGCGGAAATGAAAGGTGAGGACCGGGTTGCAGGGTACGACGTGGTTTCAGTGGCGCTAAGCGCCAAGGATCCCTACCGCTACAGTCATCGGCTCTGGCTGGAGAAATCCACCGGTCTTCTGGTGAAGAGTCACGTTCTTAATGCCGAGGGGGAAGTGCTCGAGCAGTTTCAGTTCACCAGCCTGCACATCGGCGAGGACATTCCCGATAGCGAATTTGAGGTCCGCACCCAGGGCCGGGAAATTTCCAGAACACTGGATGAGCCCGCTGCTCAGGCATCGGTGGTCCAGCGTATGGACGGGTGGCAGCTTGGCTGGCGTCCGGAAGGGTTTGTCCCTGCGGCGGCGCCCCGCTCCGGCAAGGGGCAGGCCGTTGCCTTCTCCGATGGCCTCGCCGCTTTCTCGGTCTTCGTTGAGCCGGCTGGCCCGGTTAACATGCCCACGGGGGCCTCCCTGATCGGCGCCACCAGCGTTTACATGCACCAGGTTACGGAAGGGGATAGCGCTTTTCTGGTTACCGTCGTGGGTGAGCTGCCCCCGCAGACTGCGCGCCAGGTTGCCGAATCGGTGCGTATTGAAGACTCGGTGGCCCTGGGTGCGGGTGAGCCGTGA
- a CDS encoding sigma-E factor negative regulatory protein: MDDRLRETLSAMMDDEADELSVRRLLSHDRQDEVREQWQRWQDVRDLMHDGHAPAHGMDVSVGVRELLDGRGSTAVRPEAAVQATRSGRWHWPAAAMVAMALLVGFGAGAGWDSSATGPVQPVTAAAPETPVQDQPVREIALQGLDEEQWEYMSRYLLEHAQHNSVGAGRGAVGYARLVSANGAGY; encoded by the coding sequence ATGGATGATCGTCTCAGAGAAACACTGTCCGCCATGATGGACGACGAAGCTGACGAACTTTCGGTACGTCGCCTGCTTTCGCACGATCGCCAGGACGAGGTTCGCGAGCAGTGGCAGCGTTGGCAGGATGTTCGCGACCTGATGCATGACGGCCACGCGCCGGCCCATGGTATGGACGTCAGCGTTGGCGTCCGTGAATTGCTTGACGGGCGAGGCTCCACCGCGGTCAGGCCTGAAGCGGCCGTGCAGGCTACCAGGTCCGGCCGCTGGCACTGGCCGGCTGCCGCCATGGTTGCCATGGCGCTCCTGGTCGGGTTCGGTGCTGGTGCCGGCTGGGATTCATCCGCGACCGGCCCGGTTCAGCCGGTGACCGCAGCCGCACCCGAAACGCCTGTGCAGGACCAGCCGGTCAGGGAAATTGCCCTGCAGGGTCTTGATGAGGAACAGTGGGAGTATATGAGTCGCTACCTGCTGGAGCACGCACAGCACAACAGCGTTGGCGCCGGGCGGGGCGCCGTTGGCTATGCCCGTCTGGTCAGTGCCAACGGTGCGGGCTACTGA
- the rpoE gene encoding RNA polymerase sigma factor RpoE, translated as MTQRNLVQAGQLAIKSGNPGNQSMTPDTEKQQGDHPDSQTDLQLVRKVRNGDRAAFDLLVVKYQSRVASIISRYVYDSQEVMDLTQETFVKAFRAIERFRGDSAFYTWLYRIAVNTAKNYLESRGRRPQGSADSAEAENFDDGSRLRDTASPERLLQREQLQKELNRAIAQLPEELRSAFLLREYDGLSYEDIAGILECPIGTVRSRIFRARDAVDKHLGPLLNHSVT; from the coding sequence ATGACGCAGCGAAACTTGGTACAGGCCGGACAGCTGGCCATCAAATCAGGGAACCCCGGCAACCAGTCCATGACTCCTGATACAGAGAAACAACAGGGCGATCACCCTGACAGCCAGACGGATTTGCAGCTGGTGCGCAAGGTTCGCAATGGTGATCGCGCCGCCTTCGATCTTCTGGTGGTCAAATACCAATCCAGAGTCGCATCGATTATCAGTCGGTACGTCTACGACAGTCAGGAAGTCATGGATCTGACCCAGGAGACCTTCGTAAAGGCGTTCAGGGCGATCGAACGTTTCCGGGGAGACAGTGCCTTCTATACATGGCTGTACCGGATCGCCGTGAACACCGCGAAGAACTACCTGGAGTCCCGGGGCCGTCGCCCGCAAGGCAGTGCCGACTCGGCCGAGGCGGAGAATTTTGATGATGGCTCCCGACTCCGGGATACCGCCTCGCCGGAACGACTGCTGCAACGGGAACAGCTCCAGAAAGAACTGAACAGGGCTATTGCCCAGCTTCCCGAGGAGCTGCGTTCCGCCTTTCTGCTCAGGGAGTACGATGGCCTGAGCTATGAGGATATCGCAGGCATTCTGGAGTGCCCGATCGGTACCGTCCGTTCACGAATATTCAGAGCCCGGGATGCGGTTGATAAGCATCTTGGACCTTTACTCAATCACTCCGTGACGTAA
- the nadB gene encoding L-aspartate oxidase, which produces MPQSFEYDVLIIGSGAAGLTVALNLPEHLKVCVVSKAQISSGATLWAQGGIAAVLDDQDSTENHISDTLNAGAGLCHEDAVRFTVENGRESINWLIDSGVDFTRDQDAHYHLTREGGHSHRRIIHAADATGHAVSTTLTSQAEARPNIELMSGRVAVDLITNRKLSLPGNRCVGAYILNLEDNHVELFRARFTVIATGGASKAYRYTTNPDGASGDGIAMAWRAGCRVANMEFNQFHPTCLYHPHAKSFLITEAVRGEGGLLKLPDGSRFMDRFDERGELAPRDIVARAIDHEMKRLGADHLYLDISHKPADFIKHHFPTIYEKCLGFGIDITREPIPVVPAAHYTCGGIMSDERARTDVNQLYVVGEAAFTGLHGANRMASNSLLECLVYGRAAAADIARREADIPPPPEAPDWDESQVRDSDEDVVISHNWDELRHFMWDYVGIVRTTKRLQRAKHRVDLLSAEIGEFYSNYRVTNDLLELRNLVTVSDLIICSALQRRESRGLHYTLDYPGLINEVRDTVLVPTTYRTLAP; this is translated from the coding sequence ATGCCACAGTCCTTTGAATACGATGTCCTCATTATCGGCAGTGGTGCTGCCGGCCTCACCGTCGCGCTCAATCTGCCAGAGCACCTGAAGGTCTGCGTGGTGAGCAAGGCCCAGATCAGCAGCGGCGCCACGCTCTGGGCACAAGGCGGTATCGCCGCAGTTCTGGATGATCAGGATTCCACCGAAAACCACATCTCCGACACCCTCAATGCTGGCGCCGGCCTGTGCCATGAGGACGCTGTGCGGTTCACGGTCGAAAATGGCAGGGAAAGCATCAACTGGCTGATCGATTCCGGTGTCGATTTTACGCGGGATCAGGACGCCCACTACCACCTGACCCGTGAAGGAGGCCACAGTCATCGGCGCATCATTCATGCCGCCGATGCCACGGGGCATGCGGTCTCCACCACCCTCACCTCCCAGGCAGAGGCACGACCAAACATAGAACTCATGTCTGGTCGGGTGGCTGTGGATCTGATCACCAATCGCAAACTGTCCCTGCCGGGAAACCGATGCGTCGGTGCCTACATCCTGAACCTTGAAGACAACCATGTGGAGCTGTTCCGGGCACGATTCACAGTAATTGCCACCGGTGGCGCCTCCAAGGCCTACCGGTACACAACCAATCCGGACGGCGCTTCCGGAGACGGGATTGCGATGGCCTGGCGGGCCGGTTGCCGGGTGGCAAACATGGAGTTCAACCAGTTCCACCCCACATGCCTTTATCACCCCCACGCCAAATCCTTCCTGATCACGGAAGCCGTGAGGGGCGAGGGTGGCCTGCTGAAACTGCCGGATGGTTCCCGGTTTATGGATCGCTTTGACGAGCGTGGCGAGCTGGCGCCCCGCGATATCGTTGCCCGGGCCATTGACCACGAAATGAAACGACTGGGCGCTGATCATCTGTACCTGGACATCAGCCACAAACCCGCCGACTTTATAAAGCATCACTTCCCCACCATCTACGAGAAGTGCCTGGGCTTCGGTATCGATATTACCCGCGAGCCCATTCCCGTGGTTCCAGCCGCTCACTACACCTGTGGCGGAATCATGAGCGATGAACGTGCCCGAACCGATGTTAACCAGCTCTACGTGGTCGGCGAGGCTGCCTTCACCGGGCTCCATGGGGCCAACCGAATGGCCAGCAACTCCCTGCTGGAATGTCTGGTTTATGGCCGTGCGGCTGCGGCGGATATTGCCCGCCGGGAAGCCGACATTCCACCACCGCCAGAGGCACCAGACTGGGATGAAAGCCAGGTGCGGGACTCTGACGAAGACGTGGTAATCTCCCACAACTGGGACGAGCTTCGCCATTTCATGTGGGACTACGTCGGCATTGTGCGGACCACCAAGCGGCTGCAGCGGGCCAAGCACCGGGTGGATCTTTTGTCTGCGGAAATCGGCGAGTTCTACAGCAACTACCGTGTCACCAACGACCTGCTGGAGCTTCGTAACCTGGTCACCGTGTCTGATCTCATCATATGTTCGGCACTGCAGCGCAGGGAAAGCCGAGGGCTGCACTACACTCTCGATTATCCGGGACTGATCAATGAGGTGCGTGATACCGTGCTGGTTCCCACCACCTACCGTACACTCGCGCCCTGA
- a CDS encoding succinate dehydrogenase assembly factor 2, producing MSETPASSEKAEFNRLWWHSRRGMLELDNLLIPFMEEAFRDLDAEDQARYKKLLTCEDNDMFEWFMQRSRPADPDLQRMVDIILKRVQPD from the coding sequence ATGTCAGAGACACCTGCATCGTCTGAAAAAGCAGAATTCAACCGCCTCTGGTGGCATAGCCGTAGAGGCATGCTGGAGCTGGACAACCTTCTGATTCCCTTCATGGAAGAGGCCTTCCGCGATCTGGACGCTGAAGACCAGGCCCGCTACAAAAAACTGCTCACCTGCGAAGACAACGACATGTTTGAGTGGTTCATGCAACGCAGCCGCCCGGCAGATCCCGATCTTCAACGCATGGTCGATATCATTCTGAAACGTGTCCAGCCGGATTGA
- a CDS encoding YgfZ/GcvT domain-containing protein: protein MTNTDASVSAVAEYPLPDNGWADLDNRVVVCVSGPGTDKFLQGQFSQNLDEVIPEHSPRAAAATPKGRAYCLTRMVRSGDDILMDFPAELADDIISHLRKYLMLFRGTTMEVVQETKIIGILGNGMAETLAGKPLDSLKEPGDACTLPDGILVKTQSTAEGTPRFEFWHTKEGEAALPASARMSAADWQASEIAAGVASLTTATQESFVPQMLNWQHVGGVHFKKGCYTGQEVIARMHFLGQLKKSLFRFRIEQSEDLPTPGTALFAGERSVGEVVNAIKYRDGSVELLAVVRHDAAENALHPESLSQVTLEPMPLPYPVPEREKSAQSDT, encoded by the coding sequence ATGACCAACACAGACGCTTCTGTATCTGCCGTTGCAGAGTATCCCCTGCCGGACAACGGTTGGGCGGATCTCGACAACCGCGTGGTTGTATGCGTCAGCGGCCCGGGCACCGACAAGTTTCTTCAGGGCCAGTTCAGCCAGAACCTCGATGAGGTAATCCCGGAGCATTCACCGCGCGCGGCCGCAGCAACGCCCAAGGGGCGTGCCTACTGCCTCACACGTATGGTCCGTTCAGGCGATGATATCCTGATGGACTTTCCCGCCGAACTCGCTGACGACATCATCAGCCACTTGCGCAAATATCTGATGCTGTTTCGTGGAACCACCATGGAGGTGGTGCAGGAGACGAAGATTATAGGGATTCTGGGCAACGGCATGGCAGAAACGCTCGCCGGAAAGCCACTGGATTCTCTGAAAGAGCCCGGGGACGCCTGCACACTCCCTGACGGCATCCTCGTGAAGACGCAATCGACAGCCGAGGGCACGCCCCGCTTCGAGTTCTGGCACACTAAAGAGGGCGAAGCAGCACTTCCCGCCAGCGCCCGTATGTCGGCGGCCGACTGGCAGGCCTCCGAAATCGCAGCGGGCGTCGCCTCCCTGACCACCGCCACACAAGAGTCCTTCGTGCCACAGATGCTGAACTGGCAGCATGTGGGCGGCGTGCATTTCAAGAAAGGCTGCTACACGGGTCAGGAAGTGATTGCCCGCATGCACTTCCTCGGGCAATTGAAAAAGAGCCTTTTCCGCTTCCGTATTGAACAGTCAGAAGACTTGCCAACCCCCGGAACCGCTTTGTTTGCTGGCGAGCGGTCAGTCGGAGAAGTGGTCAACGCGATCAAATACCGCGACGGCAGCGTTGAATTACTTGCGGTGGTTCGCCACGATGCCGCTGAAAACGCCTTGCATCCGGAGAGCCTGTCACAGGTGACGCTGGAGCCAATGCCACTGCCCTACCCGGTGCCCGAAAGGGAAAAAAGCGCACAATCAGATACATAA
- a CDS encoding HDOD domain-containing protein, with the protein MSNIVETIKADLNAAIENDKLVLPTLPEVALQVRDIAQSEDSSIADLVKVISNDTALSARIIRVTNSPLFRGSRAIENLNMAVSRLGMAYTSNLAMGLAMEQMFQATSDMIDKRMRATWQTSTEVAGVCHVLAQHYTKLKPDQATLAGLVHLIGVLPILRYVEDQDIQISSIMLDNVVDELHPKIGATILKKWDFPKELQNVPLEYANFNREVPTADYADLVMVANLQLVAGSEHPWNEMDWTKISAFDRLGLDPNIDMSEEEDLNAQMEAAMALLQ; encoded by the coding sequence ATGTCGAATATTGTCGAAACCATCAAAGCCGATCTCAACGCTGCCATCGAAAACGATAAGCTGGTGCTGCCCACCCTTCCGGAGGTGGCCCTTCAGGTAAGAGATATTGCGCAATCCGAGGATTCTTCAATCGCCGATCTGGTCAAGGTCATCAGCAATGACACGGCGCTTTCCGCACGCATCATCCGGGTAACCAACAGCCCGCTGTTTCGCGGCAGTCGTGCCATCGAAAACCTGAATATGGCGGTCAGCCGACTGGGCATGGCCTACACCAGCAACCTGGCCATGGGCCTGGCCATGGAGCAGATGTTCCAGGCCACGTCCGACATGATCGACAAGCGCATGCGCGCCACCTGGCAGACCAGTACCGAAGTCGCCGGCGTGTGCCATGTTCTGGCGCAACACTACACGAAACTCAAGCCCGACCAGGCTACCCTTGCAGGTCTGGTGCATCTGATCGGTGTGCTACCCATCCTGCGGTATGTGGAAGATCAGGATATCCAGATCAGCAGTATCATGCTGGACAATGTGGTCGATGAGCTGCATCCAAAGATCGGGGCGACCATCCTCAAGAAGTGGGATTTCCCGAAAGAGCTCCAGAACGTTCCCCTGGAATACGCCAACTTCAACCGGGAAGTTCCAACGGCCGACTATGCGGATCTGGTGATGGTGGCCAATCTGCAGCTGGTTGCGGGGTCAGAGCACCCCTGGAATGAAATGGACTGGACGAAGATTTCGGCGTTTGATCGCCTTGGGTTGGATCCGAATATCGATATGAGCGAGGAAGAGGATCTGAACGCTCAGATGGAAGCGGCTATGGCGCTGCTTCAGTAA
- the ung gene encoding uracil-DNA glycosylase gives MSPVEVLASQLRPDRGWKDHLAEEFRQPYMQGLAEFLAAEEQAGKVLFPASQHCFNALNSTPLDNVRVVILGQDPYHGPGQAHGLCFSVRPNVAIPPSLVNIFKEIQDDLGIAPPDHGCLQPWAEQGVLLLNSVLTVVQGQAGAHQGKGWETFTDKVIETINREREGVVFLLWGSYAKKKGQHIDRNKHLVLDGPHPSPLSAYRGFFGCKHFSKANDWLQQHGKPTVNWALPSKAELIERYKKS, from the coding sequence ATGAGCCCGGTTGAGGTACTGGCCAGCCAGCTCAGGCCCGACCGGGGCTGGAAAGATCATCTCGCGGAAGAGTTCCGCCAGCCCTACATGCAGGGCCTGGCGGAATTCCTCGCCGCCGAGGAACAGGCCGGCAAAGTCCTGTTCCCCGCGAGCCAACACTGCTTCAACGCCCTCAACAGCACGCCCCTGGATAACGTAAGGGTCGTTATTCTCGGACAAGACCCCTACCACGGCCCCGGCCAGGCCCACGGCCTGTGCTTCTCCGTACGCCCGAACGTGGCCATCCCGCCGTCTCTGGTAAACATCTTCAAAGAAATCCAGGACGACCTTGGCATCGCTCCCCCCGACCACGGCTGCCTGCAGCCCTGGGCAGAGCAGGGCGTATTGCTGCTGAACAGCGTACTCACCGTCGTACAGGGCCAGGCCGGCGCCCACCAGGGTAAAGGCTGGGAAACCTTCACCGACAAGGTCATCGAAACCATCAACCGCGAACGGGAAGGCGTGGTCTTTCTGCTCTGGGGCAGCTACGCCAAAAAGAAAGGCCAGCACATCGACCGCAACAAACATCTGGTCCTCGACGGCCCCCACCCCTCGCCACTGAGCGCTTACCGGGGTTTCTTCGGTTGCAAGCACTTCTCAAAGGCCAACGACTGGTTGCAACAGCACGGAAAGCCCACGGTAAACTGGGCGCTGCCAAGCAAAGCTGAGCTGATCGAGAGATACAAGAAGAGCTGA
- the lysS gene encoding lysine--tRNA ligase — MTDQTQNAAPHEDNKLIAERRAKLSEMRDQGNAFPNDFRRDATAAELQAKYGEKTKEELESLGIKVAIAGRMMLDRKAFKVVQDMTGRIQIYASKDVQKDTKHWDLGDIVGVRGTLSKSGKGDLYVTMDEYVLLTKSLRPLPEKHKGLTDTEARYRHRYVDLMVNEDSRRVFYARSKIISAMRQYFTDRDFMEVETPMLQVIPGGATARPFVTHHNALGIDMYLRIAPELFLKRLVVGGFERVFEINRNFRNEGLSTRHNPEFTMVEFYQAYADYNDLMDLTEDMLRTITQKVLGTTTVVNSRTLADGSEETVEYDFGKTFERLTVVDAILRYNPDIKPEQLADDASARQVAKDLGIHLKEGWGLGKVQIEIFEATAEHRLMQPTFITEYPKEVSPLARCKDSNPFVTERFEFFVGGREIANGFSELNDAEDQAERFQAQVAEKDAGDDEAMFYDEDYVMALEYGLPPTAGEGIGIDRLAMLLTNSPSIRDVILFPAMRPEHKAESRKDED, encoded by the coding sequence ATGACTGATCAAACTCAGAATGCCGCACCGCATGAGGACAACAAGCTGATTGCCGAGCGCCGCGCCAAACTGTCAGAAATGCGCGACCAGGGCAACGCCTTCCCGAACGACTTTCGTCGTGACGCCACCGCCGCCGAACTGCAGGCGAAATACGGTGAAAAAACCAAGGAAGAGCTGGAGTCCCTCGGTATCAAGGTGGCCATTGCCGGCCGCATGATGCTCGATCGCAAGGCATTCAAGGTGGTCCAGGACATGACTGGCCGGATCCAGATCTACGCGTCCAAGGATGTCCAGAAAGACACCAAGCACTGGGATCTGGGGGACATCGTGGGCGTGCGAGGCACCCTGTCCAAATCAGGTAAGGGCGATCTGTACGTGACCATGGACGAGTACGTGTTGCTCACCAAGTCCCTGCGCCCGTTGCCTGAAAAGCACAAGGGCCTGACCGATACGGAAGCCCGTTACCGCCACCGCTACGTCGATCTGATGGTCAACGAGGACAGCCGTCGGGTGTTCTATGCGCGCTCGAAGATCATCAGCGCCATGCGTCAGTATTTCACCGATCGGGACTTCATGGAAGTGGAGACGCCGATGCTGCAGGTGATTCCTGGCGGCGCCACGGCGCGGCCCTTCGTGACCCACCATAACGCGCTGGGTATCGACATGTACCTGCGTATTGCCCCGGAATTGTTCCTGAAGCGCCTCGTCGTTGGCGGCTTTGAGCGGGTGTTCGAGATCAACCGGAACTTCCGGAACGAGGGGCTTTCCACCCGTCATAATCCAGAGTTCACCATGGTGGAGTTTTATCAGGCATACGCTGACTACAACGACCTGATGGATCTCACCGAGGACATGCTGCGCACCATTACCCAGAAAGTGCTGGGCACGACCACGGTGGTAAACAGCCGAACCCTGGCAGATGGCAGCGAAGAGACCGTTGAGTACGATTTCGGCAAAACCTTCGAGCGCCTGACCGTGGTCGATGCCATCCTGCGCTACAACCCGGATATCAAGCCCGAGCAGCTGGCGGACGACGCCAGTGCCCGTCAGGTTGCCAAAGATCTGGGTATTCACCTCAAGGAAGGCTGGGGCCTGGGCAAGGTCCAGATCGAGATCTTCGAGGCGACGGCAGAGCATCGCCTGATGCAACCGACGTTTATCACCGAGTACCCGAAAGAAGTGTCGCCCCTGGCGCGCTGCAAAGACAGCAATCCGTTCGTCACCGAACGCTTCGAGTTCTTCGTGGGCGGCCGCGAAATCGCCAATGGCTTCTCGGAGCTGAACGACGCCGAGGACCAGGCCGAGCGCTTCCAGGCCCAGGTTGCCGAGAAAGACGCCGGCGATGACGAGGCCATGTTCTACGACGAAGACTACGTGATGGCCCTCGAATACGGCCTGCCGCCTACCGCTGGTGAAGGCATTGGTATCGACCGCCTGGCCATGCTGCTGACCAATTCGCCGTCAATTCGCGACGTTATCCTGTTCCCGGCCATGCGCCCGGAGCACAAGGCGGAAAGCCGGAAAGACGAGGACTGA
- the prfB gene encoding peptide chain release factor 2 (programmed frameshift), whose amino-acid sequence MEINPIVTKIKELRERTEALRGYLDYDQRSERLIEVERELEQPSVWDDPERAQALGKERADLELIVKTIDNLTSGLEDAEGLLDIAAEEEDEGTVAEIESDLEGLDKELEKLEFRRMFSGEMDANNAYLDIQAGSGGTEAQDWANMLLRMYLRWAERRGFKAEIVELMEGEVAGIKSATIHIQGDYAYGWLRTETGVHRLVRKSPFDSGNRRHTSFSSVFVSPEVDDSFEIEINPADLRVDVYRASGAGGQHVNRTESAVRLTHNPTGIVVACQAGRSQHQNKDQAMKQLKAKLFEREMQERNAEKQKAEDAKADIGWGSQIRSYVLDDSRIKDLRTKVETSNTQSVLDGDIDKFIEASLKMAL is encoded by the exons ATGGAAATCAATCCCATTGTGACGAAGATTAAAGAGCTTCGTGAGCGCACTGAAGCGCTCAGGGGGTATCTT GACTACGATCAGCGTAGTGAACGACTGATCGAAGTTGAGCGCGAACTGGAGCAGCCAAGCGTCTGGGACGACCCGGAGCGGGCACAGGCCCTGGGCAAAGAGCGCGCGGATCTTGAGCTGATCGTCAAGACCATCGACAACCTCACCTCCGGCCTGGAAGACGCCGAGGGCCTGCTGGATATTGCTGCAGAAGAAGAGGACGAGGGCACCGTTGCCGAGATCGAGTCAGATCTTGAGGGTCTTGATAAAGAGCTCGAGAAGCTTGAATTCCGCCGCATGTTCTCCGGCGAAATGGACGCCAACAACGCCTATCTGGACATACAGGCCGGTTCCGGTGGCACCGAAGCCCAGGACTGGGCCAACATGCTTCTGCGCATGTATCTGCGCTGGGCCGAGCGCCGGGGCTTCAAGGCCGAGATAGTCGAGCTGATGGAGGGCGAAGTGGCGGGCATCAAGAGTGCCACCATTCACATCCAGGGCGATTATGCCTATGGCTGGCTGCGTACCGAAACCGGCGTTCACCGTCTGGTGCGTAAGTCACCGTTCGATTCCGGCAACCGTCGGCATACGTCTTTCTCTTCCGTGTTTGTGTCACCGGAAGTGGATGATAGCTTCGAAATTGAAATCAATCCGGCGGATCTTCGGGTGGATGTTTACCGTGCCTCCGGCGCCGGTGGTCAGCACGTTAACCGGACCGAGTCGGCGGTGCGTCTGACGCACAATCCCACCGGTATTGTCGTGGCCTGTCAGGCTGGTCGAAGCCAGCATCAGAACAAGGACCAGGCCATGAAACAGCTCAAGGCGAAGCTGTTTGAGCGTGAGATGCAGGAGCGCAACGCCGAGAAACAGAAAGCCGAGGACGCCAAGGCCGACATCGGTTGGGGCAGCCAGATCCGCTCCTACGTTCTGGACGACAGCCGTATCAAGGACCTGCGCACCAAGGTAGAAACCAGTAATACCCAGTCGGTGCTGGACGGTGACATTGACAAGTTCATCGAAGCCAGCCTGAAGATGGCGCTGTAA